In Osmia bicornis bicornis chromosome 1, iOsmBic2.1, whole genome shotgun sequence, the following proteins share a genomic window:
- the LOC114876409 gene encoding LOW QUALITY PROTEIN: probable cytochrome P450 6a13 (The sequence of the model RefSeq protein was modified relative to this genomic sequence to represent the inferred CDS: deleted 1 base in 1 codon) — MASTFFTLLVGAVLLFILYFIKKYTYWKRRGVPTVKGVVPFAGNILPVLTLQSNFNDMHTKMYKDYKQYSMVGYYKLWTPVLIVREPQMVKTILQSNFSSFHKNALTVREDLDPLLVKNPFFTSGESWSRSRKRMTYAFSNVRLKSLFVTVNGVCKKFEDFLNRRLAFDDKYETELKHLFSKFTGEVVANAGLGIEGFCFEDTKHAGAFDIISEPIFEPSFFRAFENNALFITELRNLLRSKWIPKEFDAFFRNIVKENIEIRQKESTPRNDFLQVMIDLMKTSNENIDMESITAEALSFYVDGFETSSITLSFIGYNLAAHPDVQEKLRQEITSKIAKYDGVLTFDALKEMTYMEQVMNESQRLYPALSALSKICTEKFELQGSDGLTLQVEPGTEIIIPHHGFQLDPQYWVDPEVFDPERFNEEKKQSIVKMTFLPFGEGPRMCVGMKMAMLQMKACLATLVGKYKFTLSPKTQIPLKMTPYHFLAAAQGGLWVHIRKFNNCYF; from the exons ATGGCTTCTACGTTTTTCACGCTTCTCGTGGGTGCGGTGCTCCTGTTCATCTTGTACTTCATCAAGAAGTACACCTACTGGAAAAGACGTGGAGTTCCAACAGTTAAAGGGGTTGTTCCATTCGCGGGCAATATATTACCGGTATTAACATTACAATCAAATTTCAATGACATGCACACCAAAATGTACAAAGATTACAAGCAGTACAGCATGGTAGGGTACTATAAATTATGGACACCGGTACTGATAGTTCGCGAGCCTCAGATGGTAAAAACCATATTGCAAAGcaatttttcaagctttcacAAAAACGCATTAACGGTCCGAGAAGATCTGGATCCACTGTTAGTTAAAAATCCGTTTTTCACATCCGGCGAATCATGGTCCCGTTCCAGGAAACGCATGACCTATGCATTTTCCAACGTAAGATTGAAATCACTTTTCGTAACTGTCAACGGAGTGTGCAAAAAGTTTGAAGATTTTCTGAACCGACGATTAGCTTTCGACGATAAATATGAAACTGAACTGAAGCACTTATTTTCGAAATTCACCGGTGAAGTCGTAGCGAATGCCGGATTGGGTATCGAAGGATTTTGTTTCGAGGACACGAAGCATGCTGGGGCGTTCGATATAATATCTGAACCTATTTTTGAACCAAGCTTCTTCCGAGCTTTTGAGAATAATGCGTTATTCATAACGGAACTGAGGAATCTTCTGAGATCAAAATGGATACCTAAAGAGTTTGATGCATTCTTCCGAAACATCGTGAAAGAGAACATAGAAATCAGACAAAAGGAATCAACACCTAGAAACGATTTTCTTCAGGTCATGATCGATCTTATGAAGACATCGAACGAGAACATAGACATGGAGTCTATTACCGCGGAAGCGTTATCCTTCTACGTCGACGGTTTTGAAACATCCAGCATTACCCTAAGTTTCATTGGCTATAATCTAGCCGCACATCCCGACGTTCAAGAAAAGCTGAGACAGGAAATTACCTCTAAAATCGCTAAATACGACGGGGTACTAACCTTCGATGCGTTGAAGGAGATGACGTACATGGAACAAGTGATGAACGAATCGCAAAGATTGTATCCCGCTTTATCTGCCTTATCCAAGATATGTACAGAGAAGTTCGAATTGCAAGGATCAGACGGACTGACGTTGCAAGTGGAGCCTGGTACTGAAATCATTATACCCCACCATGGCTTTCAATTAGATCCCCAATACTGGGTTGACCCGGAGGTTTTCGATCCAGAACGATTCAACGAAGAGAAAAAGCAAAGTATAGTAAAAATGACTTTCCTTCCTTTTGGAGAAGGTCCGAGAATGTGTGTCGGTATGAAGATGGCTATGTTGCAAATGAAAGCGTGTTTGGCTACCTTGGTAGGCAAGTACAAATTTACGTTATCACCTAAGACACAGATTCCTTTGAAGATGACCCCTTATCATTTCCTAGCGGCAGCACAGGGAGGCTTGTGGGTTcatatt cgaaaatttaataattgttatttctGA
- the LOC114876410 gene encoding cytochrome P450 9e2-like encodes MASACFTLVIGALVLLTLYLIKKYTYWKRRGIPTVRGTVPFVGNILPVLTMKYNFFDYNTKLYNDYKNYSMIGYYKLLKPVLLIRDPELVKTVMQSKFSNFHDTGISLRPELDPLLSKDPFFASGDEWSRGRKKLTYAFSNTKLKVFYAAVSGVCKKFEDFLIRQLTDNEKYEIELKQLFSKFTAEIVANAGFGLEGFSFQEKKKPEAFEAISQTMSDFSFFRGFINNIVFIPEIRNLLRLRLLPREFDQLFRNIVKESLEIRRNDPTPKNDYLQLMMDLSKSTNEPISDEDTAAGALSFYVNGFETSGNALSFASYYLATHPDIQEKLRQEITSKIADYEGVLTFEALKEMTYMDQVISESLRCYPVISSFSRVCTEAYELQGPDGLKCRVEPGTQVIIPVHALQVDPQYWSDPEVFDPERFNEDRKKSIVKMTFLPFGEGPRMCVGMKMGMLQVKSCLATLLNKYKLELSNKTQLPLKLSPYAFVTVPIGGLWVHISKI; translated from the coding sequence atggcgTCTGCGTGTTTTACACTTGTCATTGGTGCATTGGTTCTGCTAACCCTTTACCTGATTAAAAAGTACACCTATTGGAAAAGACGTGGAATTCCAACGGTGAGGGGAACCGTTCCATTCGTGGGTAACATATTACCAGTACTAACTATGAAATACAATTTCTTCGACTACAACACCAAACTGTACAACGATTACAAAAATTACAGCATGATTGGATATTACAAATTACTGAAGCCAGTGTTGTTGATTCGCGATCCTGAATTAGTGAAAACAGTGATGCAAAGCaagttttcaaatttccacGATACTGGAATATCACTTCGACCGGAATTGGATCCTCTGTTATCCAAGGATCCATTCTTTGCTTCCGGCGACGAATGGTCGCGTGGTAGGAAAAAACTGACTTATGCATTTTCTAATACCAAATTGAAGGTATTTTACGCAGCGGTTAGTGGAGTGTGTAAAAAGTTCGAAGACTTTCTTATCCGGCAATTAACCGACAACGAGAAATACGAAATTGAATTGAAGcaattgttttcaaaattcacTGCTGAGATTGTGGCTAATGCCGGTTTCGGTTTGGAGGGATTCTCTTTCcaggagaagaagaaacccGAGGCGTTCGAAGCGATTTCACAGACAATGTCCGATTTCAGCTTCTTCAGAGGGTTCATAAACAACATTGTATTCATTCCTGAAATCAGAAACCTTCTGAGGCTGAGACTCCTACCAAGGGAGTTCGATCAGCTGTTCAGAAATATCGTCAAGGAGAGTCTGGAAATCAGACGAAATGATCCAACGCCTAAAAACGACTATCTGCAATTAATGATGGATCTTTCGAAAAGTACGAACGAGCCAATAAGCGATGAAGATACTGCCGCAGGAGCGTTATCCTTTTACGTGAACGGTTTCGAAACATCCGGCAACGCCCTTAGCTTCGCTAGCTATTACCTGGCGACACATCCAGACATTCAAGAAAAACTGAGACAGGAGATTACGTCTAAAATCGCTGATTACGAGGGTGTACTGACATTCGAAGCACTGAAGGAAATGACGTATATGGATCAAGTGATCAGCGAGTCGCTAAGATGTTATCCTGTCATATCCTCTTTTTCGAGAGTGTGTACCGAAGCGTACGAACTACAAGGACCAGATGGATTGAAATGTCGAGTGGAACCTGGTACACAGGTGATTATACCTGTTCACGCATTGCAAGTGGATCCACAATACTGGTCCGACCCCGAAGTTTTTGATCCAGAGCGATTCAACGAAGACAGGAAGAAAAGTATAGTGAAAATGACTTTCCTCCCTTTCGGGGAAGGGCCAAGAATGTGCGTAGGAATGAAAATGGGTATGTTGCAAGTGAAATCGTGTTTGGCTACCTTGTTGAACAAGTACAAATTGGAATTATCAAATAAAACGCAGCTTCCTTTGAAATTATCGCCATACGCCTTCGTGACGGTACCAATTGGAGGCTTATGGGTTCATATctcaaaaatttaa